Within Vicia villosa cultivar HV-30 ecotype Madison, WI linkage group LG1, Vvil1.0, whole genome shotgun sequence, the genomic segment AAGGACGAGGCTATTGCAGAAAAGATCAATTCCTTAGCCAATGAAGATGGATTCAAGCCTGACAATTCACAAGGTCAAGCTACACCTTCGTCCACAACAGAAGGAGATGAGGTGAAGGCTAAGCTGGCAGCAGCAGAGATCGAAAAAGTTGACGATTCGTCAGCATTGACCGTTTCCGTTGAAGATGTTCTGAAACCAGACATAGTTGATGAATCACAAAATTCAGCTGCAGAGAAAGGAGATGAAGAGAAGGCTGAGCTTACAGCAGCAGAGATTGAAAAGTCTGAAGACTCTTCAGCATTGAAGATCTTTATCGAAGATAGCCCGAAACCTGACATAGTTGATGATGTACCAAATTCGGCtgtagaaaaagtagatgaagagAAGGCTGAGCTTCCTGTTTCTGTAGAAAAAACTGATGATTCAGTGCCAATAGAACCTGTTGCAGTTGCAGACATTGCGGAAGAGGAGAAGGATCCAATTCCTGAATCACAGCCTATTAGTGTTGCAGAACCAGTGCTTGACGCAGCAATAAGCCAGCAAGACGAGCCACCATCGACTGAAACTGATGTGAAGGAAACACAACAAACGATTGAAAAGAAACCTGTAGATGAAGAGAATAAATCCAAAACAGGAGACGTTCCAGAAGCTGAAATCATTGAAAAATCAGTTGACACCACTGAAAGTTCAAGTGATGCCACTGAGACTAATCAATCTGAAGTAACTGAGGTGAAACAGGCTGAAATTTCAGAAACAGGTGCCGAAAAGGTGACCGAGCCTGTCGCTACAAAAGAGAGGGAAGTAACACAAGAACCAGAAAAAGAATCGCAAGAAAAATCAGAAGAGGCGGAGCAACCAAGCACAATTGCAATCGTTGAACCCTCAGCTGAAGCCAATGAGGAAAAGATATCAACAGCGATAGCGGAAGAGACCAACAACACCGAAGTAGAGCCTACAGAAAAAGCAAAAGCAGAATCTGTGATTACTGAAGTTGAGCCTACAGAAACAAAAAAAGAACTTGTGGTTGCTGATGTTGAGCCCACAGGAACAGTAAAAGACGAGCCTGTGGTTACTGAAGTTgaggaaaataaaaaagaatcgaAGGAAGCGGAGCAACCAAACACATCTTCAATTCCTGAACAGTCTGCAGAAACTAATGATGTCATTGCTGTAGAAGAAAAAACAAGAGAATTGGAGTTCGAGGCCGCGATACCGAAAGATATAAACAACGACAATGCAGGGCCTACTGAAACAAAGAGAGCAGAGCCTGTGGTTACTCAAGTTGAGCCTACAGAAACAGTGAAAGAAGAACTTGTGGTTGCTGAAGTTGAGCCCACAGAAACAGTAAAAGACGAGCCTGCGGTTACTGAAGTTGAGGAAAATCAAAAAGAGCCAAAGGAAGAGGAGCAACCAAACACATCTTCAATTCCTGAACAGTCTGCAGAAACTAATGATGTCATTGCTGTAGAAGAAAAAACAAGAGAATTAGAGTTTGCAGCAGCGACACTGAAAGATACAAACAACGCCAATGCAAAGTCTACTGAAACAGAGAAAGCAGAGCCTGTGGTTACTCAAGCTGAGGCTACAGATACAGTAAAAGAAGAACTTGTGGTTGCTGAAGTTGAGCCCACAGAAACAGTGAAAGAAGAGCCTGCGGTTATTGAAATTGAGGAAAATCAGAAAGAACCAGAACAACAATCAACAGAACCGAGGGAAGACGAGCAACTAAACGCATCTTCAATTCCTGAACAGTCTACCGAAACTAATAATGTCATTGCTGTAGAAGAAAAGACAAGAGAATTAGAGTTTGAGGCCACGATACTGAAAGAGACAAACAACAACAATGTAGGGCCTACGGAAACCGAGAAAGCAGAGCCTGTGGTTACTGAAGTGGATGAAAGCCAAGGTGCACAAGAAATTCAATCGTTCAAGCAAGAGGAAGAAGCGAAGCCAAAGGAAAAATCTGAAAGTCAAGAACAAATAGGTGATACAGTGGAGGTTCACCCTTCTAAAGACTCTGATATTGACCCGGTGAAAGAGGCTGGCAACTCGGAATTAGAAGCAATTCCTGTAAAAGAAGAGAACATAGACTCTCTGTCTAATGGAGTGGAGGAAAAGCCAAGAGAACAATTACAAATAGGTGAAGAAGTTGTGGAAACTATTAAGGTGGTGGAGCCTGAGAAAGCAACGCAAAAAAGTGAAGAATCTATCGACGGTACAATAAAAAACTCCACTGTCAAAGAAGACGAAAGTGAAACTAACACCACAGTGAATACTGAACAAGTTTCACTAAATGAGGAAGCTCAGACAAAGCTTGAAAATCCAGTGGAACCTTCTCCTGAAGTTGAAGAAAAGACTGTTGTAGAAGATGTTAAGAAAGAAGTGGCCGGTGTTACAGAGAACGCTACCAGTGTCGATGAAAAGGTTGATGTTGCCGCAGAAAATGTAAAGAAGGAACCAGAAGCACCTGATGCTGTCCAAGTATCCTCAAGAGAAACGGAGGTTGAGATCAAGAAGGCTGAGGAACAAAATGAGGCAAAGACAGATACACCTGAAGCAGGGAAAGCTGACACAAAGGTAGATGAAATCTCTAAAGCTGTAAGTGAACCTGTTAGAGAAACACTGGCATCTAAATTTGAAGAAAAAGACGAGGAGGAAAAAACTATTCAAACAGGAGAGAATAATTCGGAGAAAGAAAAAATCGAAGAGCCAGTGAAAACTGAGGTTGAAGCCACTAAGGAAAATGATACAACAACAGTAACCAAGGACCTTCCAAAAGAAACTCCAGCCAAACCAGCTCAGAAGCAATCAAATAATATCATATCAAAGGTAAAACAGTCACTAGTGAAAGCAAAGAAGGCTATCACTGGTAAATCACCATCCTCCAAAAACCTGAACTCAGATCAAAAGGGGGACATTAAAGTCAAATAATGCGACACAGAATGAATTAAGTTTGATGAATTAaactgtttgttttatttttttcgttGTTGTGATGCATAGCATTATAGCATATATTTTGGTTtctatacattttttattttctcttgaatttgtttgaatgCAAAAAGGTGTGCAGAGTGCAGTGTATATAGATGGCCTTAGGCCATGCTTTAGACAGTAGTGTAAAATTtgattgttttcttcttctttattcttttgaatgTATGCAGTTTGTTCCTGATTGATGTTTGTAAACGATGGAAGCCATTTTAACTATATGGCGTGAAAATGAATGGTTTGTACTTCTGTACAATGAGCTGTGATGAATGATGATCTAGTATTGATTGTTTATTGCCAATTTGTTTCAATCCTTATGTTCCTTTCTACTTACTAAGTAAAGAAGCCTTCACAATCACAACAAGTTCTCATTCTCAATAATGTAAATGATTACTTGAGTGATAAGTTAGCTCAATTCACCATCATTTCTATACAAAAGAAGATGAAACAAAGACATGAGTTCAAGAGAGATATACTAGCTTCGATACTACACTGTCTAAATAGATGCTTCTCAACCATTTATAATCATGAACTACCAAAACCAAGATATTCTTATTAAGTGAACTGTTTTTACGGTTTATACCATACTAATCAGGATTCAGGAATAACCATGTGATCTTGAGTACTGTTATTTGTTATGTGAATAAAAATCTAGGCTTTTTGACCAAATgaggaaaaataaaatgatggTAACTAGTAAAGTATTATTAAAGTTGTATTTAAGCCACGCATTGTCGATGTTTCAGGATTGTGCAATGTATATATGTGTTTAGGTGGTCTTATCAACGATGTAGTTTTTAGGCGTGAACCTAGGCTCAGGTTAGGCTTGAGGGTAGATATTGAAGTTGTATTTGAGTCTTACATTGACAAAGTTCTTGAACTGCAGTGTGTGTATGTGTTTGGACACTCGTCTTATTGACTGTTTTGGGAGTGAAATCGAAGTCTGTTTTGACAAATATAATATACGAACAAAATGTAATTTGTAATCTTATTATTTCATTAATCCAAAGAATCACTATGAAAGATCTGAATCAAGCATTTGAATGCATAATGTTAAGTAAGATATATAAAAAAACTATGCCATTAGATTGGACAGGTTGTGGATGTACAAATGAGTGGCGAATCACAAGATACCAAAATTTGTGCAATTTTCAAATTCCGGAAACTAGAATTCCCATCACTATTTTGACGGATCAACCTCAATGACTCCCAAATATCCTCTGTAGTAATCTGGATTGAACTTGCAAAGATGAGATACAAGAGATTTTGGACTCACATTTCGAAAAACCTGATTCTTCAACTAGCCACGATCAGACCGTAGTATCAAACATAACCTGCTAGAAGTAAAAGTTGAGGTTGAATGAGTTCATGTATTCATGCATTTACTGGAACTGTGATACATGTTCATAATACTTACCAATCACAAAGTGATATTTCCAGGATTAGCAGCTCTACTGTCATCGGCCACCGAGGGATGACCACCATTATGCGCCAAAGCCGACTGTGTAGTATGACAGAAATGTAGAACATAAACATCAAGCATAAGAATAGCATAAAATTATTCTCAAAACTAAATGTTAACTAATGTGAAAGTTGATCAAGAGAACCTAGTTATGGATAAACAGACCTGATTAGGAATCTGGTTTGTAGGGTCATGTCCACCTGTGCTTTGTTTAATTTGAGAGTCCACGTTCCGCATTGGATCTTTTGAGCCCGACACTGAAGCCGGATTCACGGATTCAACAAGTCCTGTGGATCCATACGCAGATGGTCCAGGAGCTGATGAGTTCAAAACAGGTCCTCCTGAAAAAGGAAATACAGGAGCGCGCGGAATTGGCATGGAAATTCCCTGACCTGGAAGCCCAAACCCTTGAGGATTCGATCTGGCCATCCCATGTATAGCAGAAGGTCCAGACATAGGGATATGAGTTCCTTGCATCTGAGGCATCATTGGAAATCTAGAAGGTCCACCGTTCATGTCTGGTATTCCCATTCCATAACCCATACCTAACCCCATATGCATGCCAATGCTCATAGGCGAAAATGCGGCCATGTGTGGTGCATGCATGTGCTGCATTCCAGCAGGTAACATCATTTGAGGCATATATAAACCAGCACCCATTGACATCATCTGCAAAACAAGATAGGAATCATTCTCTGAGATCATTTTTAGTCATAAAATTTAAAACTGAACAATTAATGCCACGGGGATTGAGATTACTTGAACTTGGAGCTGAAGTGTTTTTAGATACTCGATTGCCTCATCAAGCATAGAAGCTTTATCCACCTAGTAGTAGTACATGTGAAGttagaaaaaccaaaataaattagGAATCAAGTATACATGAATATATAAAGCCTGAAAAAtatgcttataagtgggggcaattctCACCCTACAAGtcattttgtaaggatgagttaggcccaaatcacatttcttaacatggtatcagagtctggtctaaaatatttatttccacgctccagatGTCCAGTCCTGGGCGTGAGAGGGCATGTTAAGAGTCCcgcatcggacaatatatggtctgaacatgtggtataagtgggggcaatcctcaccctaaaagccggttttgtaaggatgagttaggcctaaaccacatttcttaacaataACCAACATTCAATATttctcaacaacaaaaaaaaaaaaaagaaactacaTAACATTATACAGTTTTTCAAGTGGACCTAAGAAGTGCAAAATAGAATGAGAAGAAATAAACCAACCTTATTGCAGTTAGGTATGAGTTCTTGTAATGCGCGCATCTTCTCATTTATTCTGTCTCTTCGTCTCTGTATAAATAAATTATGATTCGATGAATCGTGAACAAATTGAGCTCACAAGAAAGAAAATAAGCGTGGTTTCGAAGTTAACACGACACAAATAGAAGATGCATGGCCATGCTTACCCTTTCAGATAGATTATGCACTTCAGCAGCACGGCTTCTTTTGGAACCTGCAACTCCTCGTCCGGAAGCCCCCTTCTTAACACCCAGTGATTCCTCCTCAACATCCTTCAAGTAAAGTGTTTTCTTAGTTTATAGAGGGAAAATATAAAATAAGTCAAAAAACAGTGTAAATCTATATTGTTAACTTACTTCACTATGGCATTCAGAGTCATCAGTGTCTCTATTTTTCCGTTTTAAATCTCGATTTGGATCATCCGAGCCTCTATCTGCACCGTTGCCAGAGCAAATAGAAGAAGATGCTATTGCCGTCTCTATACCTTTTTCCGCAGCTGTTTGTACTTTAGTGCCAGCGTCGCCAAGAACTTGATTGGAAGGTTGATCTTTTTTAATTCCACTCTCTTTGCAAACAGGCTCAGATTGTTTAGAAGCCACAACATTCGTTTCAAGAGATTTCGTCTGCAAAGGTTTCAAATCAGCCTTGGATTGCACCACCGCCTTCTGACACCGAATCTCTGGTTCCTTTGAACACTCGCCGCTCGAATTAACAAGAGTTGATTCAGGAGGGTTGCTGCTAGTAGAAGCTTCACCTCTATTCTTAATTCCAATACTATCCGATCTTGCTGAAGGTGAAATCAAACCAGACTTCAG encodes:
- the LOC131644010 gene encoding uncharacterized protein LOC131644010, producing the protein MASETLELPSDPTHQEFVKQEKDEAIAEKINSLANEDGDKPDDAQGQSTPSSTTEGDEVKAEFVAAEIVKDDNSSTLKEFVKPEKDDAIAEKIDSLANEDKPDNTQSQALPSSTTEGDEVKAELVAAEIVKDDDSSTLKEFVKPEKDEAIAEKIDSLANEDGDKPDDAPIQAIPSSKTGDEVKAELASEAIEKGDNSSALKEFVKLEKDEAIEEKINSLANEVGDKPDHSQSQATPTSEAEDEVKAELTAVEIEKGDDSAALKEFVKPEKDEAISEKINSLANEDGDKPEDAQGQATPSSTAVGDEVKAELASEAIEKGDDSSALKEFVKPEKDEAIAEKIDSLANEDGGKPDDAQDQATPSSTTEGDEVKAELAAAEIETGDNSSALKEFVKLEKDEAIAEKINSLANEDGFKPDNSQGQATPSSTTEGDEVKAKLAAAEIEKVDDSSALTVSVEDVLKPDIVDESQNSAAEKGDEEKAELTAAEIEKSEDSSALKIFIEDSPKPDIVDDVPNSAVEKVDEEKAELPVSVEKTDDSVPIEPVAVADIAEEEKDPIPESQPISVAEPVLDAAISQQDEPPSTETDVKETQQTIEKKPVDEENKSKTGDVPEAEIIEKSVDTTESSSDATETNQSEVTEVKQAEISETGAEKVTEPVATKEREVTQEPEKESQEKSEEAEQPSTIAIVEPSAEANEEKISTAIAEETNNTEVEPTEKAKAESVITEVEPTETKKELVVADVEPTGTVKDEPVVTEVEENKKESKEAEQPNTSSIPEQSAETNDVIAVEEKTRELEFEAAIPKDINNDNAGPTETKRAEPVVTQVEPTETVKEELVVAEVEPTETVKDEPAVTEVEENQKEPKEEEQPNTSSIPEQSAETNDVIAVEEKTRELEFAAATLKDTNNANAKSTETEKAEPVVTQAEATDTVKEELVVAEVEPTETVKEEPAVIEIEENQKEPEQQSTEPREDEQLNASSIPEQSTETNNVIAVEEKTRELEFEATILKETNNNNVGPTETEKAEPVVTEVDESQGAQEIQSFKQEEEAKPKEKSESQEQIGDTVEVHPSKDSDIDPVKEAGNSELEAIPVKEENIDSLSNGVEEKPREQLQIGEEVVETIKVVEPEKATQKSEESIDGTIKNSTVKEDESETNTTVNTEQVSLNEEAQTKLENPVEPSPEVEEKTVVEDVKKEVAGVTENATSVDEKVDVAAENVKKEPEAPDAVQVSSRETEVEIKKAEEQNEAKTDTPEAGKADTKVDEISKAVSEPVRETLASKFEEKDEEEKTIQTGENNSEKEKIEEPVKTEVEATKENDTTTVTKDLPKETPAKPAQKQSNNIISKVKQSLVKAKKAITGKSPSSKNLNSDQKGDIKVK
- the LOC131644011 gene encoding transcription factor PIF3-like, with amino-acid sequence MPLYELYRLAREKLGNETNTTSVADQPSSPENDFFELVWESGQISSQGQSSRGRKNSPPCRSLPSHCLPSHSPRGRDKDVGGGYGNNQKIGKFGDLESGLNEIPISVPSREVDEMMPWLDYSMDGSLPTEYGSDFLNELHNDIPASNSFTLFDKRSNGNQVFRDSNKDSAEPMNVSKGSSAEQVETARNKASTNQLYPPSSNQCQTSFVPVRSRESDIHENNNASNGNQDVPYGVPSSSSDFSSLKAQKQDPKMPGNGSNVVNFSHFARPAAIVRANLQNIGLKSGLISPSARSDSIGIKNRGEASTSSNPPESTLVNSSGECSKEPEIRCQKAVVQSKADLKPLQTKSLETNVVASKQSEPVCKESGIKKDQPSNQVLGDAGTKVQTAAEKGIETAIASSSICSGNGADRGSDDPNRDLKRKNRDTDDSECHSEDVEEESLGVKKGASGRGVAGSKRSRAAEVHNLSERRRRDRINEKMRALQELIPNCNKVDKASMLDEAIEYLKTLQLQVQMMSMGAGLYMPQMMLPAGMQHMHAPHMAAFSPMSIGMHMGLGMGYGMGIPDMNGGPSRFPMMPQMQGTHIPMSGPSAIHGMARSNPQGFGLPGQGISMPIPRAPVFPFSGGPVLNSSAPGPSAYGSTGLVESVNPASVSGSKDPMRNVDSQIKQSTGGHDPTNQIPNQSALAHNGGHPSVADDSRAANPGNITL